The nucleotide window TAAAGATTTACAAACCTCTTTTATAATATTTTTTTCATCATTTACATCTCCAGGACAGGAAACAAAAACTCGTATCTGTGTACTATTTAACATGAAAATCTGTTTGTGTAAATTTAGCAAATCTTAAAATTAAAGCAAGACATACTAACTATTATTCATAAGAATAAAGCAATCCGATTAATAAAATATTTTTTTTTGAAAATTCAAAAAAAAATCAAGAACTAGGATCCATCCTACGTAATTTATGCAAGCGAGTTCCTTAACGTTAACCAATCAAAAAAGTTAGGATCATCTGATATTTCAGCTTTAAACTTTTCTTCAGGTTGTATTCCAAAGTCAGCAAATGAAAGAGGTAAATTAGTCAACAAGTGATAATCTTTAATATAATCATTTGTAATCCAAGCACTACCAAGAACACATATTGAGTTATAATATAAAATTACTTGTTCAAAATTTGATAGCTGCGCACGCACCATTTTTACATAATCATATTTTACATCATCAGTAAATAATTCATTTTCTTGAGAATGTACATACTTCACTGTTTGAAATAAGTGTCGATAATAATGACCTATCTTGGTACCATGCCCTGTAAAAGGCTCATAGTATTGTATAAAAACAGCGTTTTTCCCCTTATGTGTAATTTCAAGATTTTTCAGCTTTAAAACTTTGTAGCCCGTTTGATTTTCGTATTTTTTCTTATCATTTAAAAAATGAGCGTATGTGAGTTTTTCACTTTCTAATCTCTTGAGAGTATTTTTAAAAAATTCAGTAGAATTAATTTTTGGCGCAATATGAGAAAAGACACCATCACTCGCATGCCCAATTCCGTAGAAAAAAATCAAATATGCTAAATTGGTTAATTGTTCTTTATCTAGTACAATACTTTTATCCGATTTATCATAATTGTGTTCAAGCACAAAATAAATATATCTTAACTCAAAATAATAGGTTGTAAAAGCTTTTCTACCAATAACAACATTTTGTATATTTTGCTCTTCAACATTTTCTCGGTGAATTCTTATTAACTCAAAGAACCTGTTTTCAAACCTTTCTATCACGGTATCATCGGCTTGCTTTGCAAACTGGTCTCTTTGTTCTTTATTTGCCTCATACTGTATGTAAAAAGCCATAAAAGTTAAAATAGATGCAATCCACGCTATTATCGGTCCAGCAGTACCTCCGAATGCATCACCAATTGCACCTCTATCTCCCACATTTCCTTTATCGAAGTATCTCGATTGAATTAATTCGGGTCCGTTTTTGTATAGAAATATTGCTACAATTACCCCGATTAAACCTAATATTAATAAGCGATCTTTTGTTTTCTGTTCCAAAATTTAATACATAATTAGTTCTCGATATGATTAAGTTATTAGTCCCAATGCAATCTACATCTACCAAATAATATCCCCGTTACTTAATATATTCTTTGCATTGACTCTATTTTTAACTTTTGCGAGAGTTATAACTTCAGGATGATTCCTTACATATTCCTTTTCGTAATAAGATTCCTCAACTTCAAATTCAGTAATTTGAAATAATCCAAATTTACTTTCAACAGAATCAGGATGTACAGCCAAATTATCCGTCCCAAAATCATTTCCAACACTTGGATAAATAATACAATCAAAATTAAAAGAAGGATTTGGGTCAGTCCTCGTTCTAAGAATTCTTTCAGAAAAGATAGCACTAATTAAATATTCATAATGATGGGAAACAGGTTTTGTAAATTCTCTACCTAACAATTTAAAATAATGTCTTGACCATTCAACTAAAAGTTTGGAATGACTATCTCCATACTTTTCGAATGCTGCAGTTGCCTTCTGCACTCCTGGATTGACATACATTGCTCTATCGCTATGAGAAATTGGATAAGAAACAAGTTCTTTTTGTTCTTTAGGCTTCCATAATCCAACTGTAATCAATTTATTAATGGGAGGCTTTATTTCTTTTAAAGCTGAATCAATATTCTCGGTTGTATATAATACAGTCGTATTAGGAGTATTTGCTCTATTATATTTATTTATACTCTTTACAATGTCTATCGGTGGATATTTTAAAAAACTTATATTATTGAGTCTTTCATTTTTTTTTGAAACCCATTCATTAACCACCAATCTATATGTGTGAATTACTGATAACTTATTAGACATTAAGGGAATATAATTAAATGCGTAATCTATATAACTTTTGAAGTTGTCGAATTCGTTAGCATCAAATGATGAATAGTCCAATTTTTGGAGAGCAATATCAAGATCTTCGTAAAATTTAAAAAGACTTATAAAGTCATTTCGTTCATCATTTGAGATTTCCTGATGCTGTAATAATCTAAATGAAATATTTTGTTCTTTTGTGTAATGAGCTCCATCTATCCATCTTTTCAAAGGGGGAATTTCAGGTAAATCTCTGAATTTTAATTGCCAATTTGGTTTGATCATTAGTTTTATAGTTTGCAATTCTCAAATATACAAAATGGACATTAAAAAAAATATTGATATTACGAGATGCAAAATATTGCTAATATCCAGGGCAAGAGGTGACTGTTATCTTATTAGGAAAACTTATATCTTACATATTCAATAGGTAGTTTTGACCTTTCGTTACTTTTTCTCGCTATCTATATATTCAATTACTTTTTTTGTCTCCGTGCCAACTCATTCTTTTATCAGTTGTTGAGTATTGTGGTTAGTACTGTTATGCATAAGAGGTAAAATTAAACAGAAAACTAAGGAGCGCACAGCATCGTAATGCTAGCAAAATAGGTTTTTTAATGGCGTTGTTTTTATACTACTAAATTTACGAAAATTTTGAATTAAAAATCCAAAAAATAATCTGGAGAACGGAAAGCATTGTTTGATTTCCTATTAACAATTTTTTTGGCAATGTTTCAGCAGATTTCTGCACAAAGCGATTATTATTTGGGTTTGTGGAACTGCCAATTCACCAGTCTGGAATACGAAAATGTAAAAGAATTTATCGATACAGTATCTAAGGAAGTGTTTATTAATGGTGGTTTACACAATACGAGGTGTACAAAAGTGGTACACGATTAAGATGCTGCAACATCTTTTTTTTTTACTTTTCCGCACGAATCTCGTCACGTTAAATGCTTGTAATCCAGTAATTTAAAATAAATAACGATAAATTTAAAAATACATTTGTACTACTTCCGTACACCTCCAACCTTATAAATTACTGTAAATTAAACAATTAACATTTCCCGAATGCGACAGTTATAATTGATACATTTCAGCTGTACATCTCAATTTCATATAATTTTAGGGCTAAACAAGACATACTTCTAAATAAGTCAGCTCAAATTTCATCTATTTCTAGTTGGTAAAAATAAGGACATAACTTAGCAAAATTTAATATTTATTTAGAGGTGTTTATGTTGGTAAATGTAAAATTTTGCTTTTTAATCTCATCACTAAATCTGATACATCTGTTATGATCATCAATTATTTGCGATATATTTTTTTTCAAAAATAAACAAGAGCATGGTGATACTGTTCTCATTTTAAAATTTTACATTTTATTTTAATTGATTTTCAATAAATTGACATCAAAAATTATAATCATCACTAATTTTGGAACATTACCTACAGTAGCTGTAATTACAGTGAATACATTAATTTCGCCATTTATTCATAATGATTTAAAGTAAATTAGTAACTCCACATCTGAACCATTACCCGCAATTGAAATTCAATGGACAGAGGATTATTGATAAGCAGCAAAAGAAGTAAAAATCGCTCAGAGCTGATTTTAAATTAAATATGAACTTGCTGGTACAGAACCCGAACTTTTTATTGGAAGATTTGAAGAAGTTAGTGTTGGTAATCACAAATAACATAGATAAGTCACTGACAATCACAAGCCAACGGCAAACAAATAGAAAAAGGCTTTGAATGAAACTTCAGTAGAGGGGAGTTGCAAGTGTCAAACCTTTTTGAAGATGTAACTGCAATATTGGCCATGGAAAACTTATTGGTCATTTCGCTAAGCTATTTATTGAAGTTACTCAAAACGTTGACAGGATGAACAACACAGCAACACATACACTATAAATTGATTGATAAAGCAAAGAAAAATTATCCCCGACAGACAAGACAATTAGTGAAATCATCTACGAGTTGAGCTTTGAGCATTTGCAGT belongs to Chryseobacterium gleum and includes:
- a CDS encoding putative phage abortive infection protein; amino-acid sequence: MEQKTKDRLLILGLIGVIVAIFLYKNGPELIQSRYFDKGNVGDRGAIGDAFGGTAGPIIAWIASILTFMAFYIQYEANKEQRDQFAKQADDTVIERFENRFFELIRIHRENVEEQNIQNVVIGRKAFTTYYFELRYIYFVLEHNYDKSDKSIVLDKEQLTNLAYLIFFYGIGHASDGVFSHIAPKINSTEFFKNTLKRLESEKLTYAHFLNDKKKYENQTGYKVLKLKNLEITHKGKNAVFIQYYEPFTGHGTKIGHYYRHLFQTVKYVHSQENELFTDDVKYDYVKMVRAQLSNFEQVILYYNSICVLGSAWITNDYIKDYHLLTNLPLSFADFGIQPEEKFKAEISDDPNFFDWLTLRNSLA